The stretch of DNA ACAATGAACTCAACTACTCTTCATATTAGATTGATGCAAGATTAGTAGAAGTTTCTCAAAATGTTCGTTTAATCGTACGATGATGTAGATACCTTTTCTATTTACTTAATATATTAAAAGGacaaatttgaatttaatattTAGAGTTTCAGCTTCGAGCAAAAATATATGAACGTATTATTTGATAGCATAGGTACTTTAGTTACGATGTTAAGAAATAGCAatttatcttatttttaaatGTAGTAAGGCTTAATTATGAAATAATACAAAATGGCATGAAGTCAAAAACGCCTCATAAATCTAATCCTATAGTTCTGTTTAGGTCCATTCAAACTGAGATGATTTTTATCCATTTGTAGATGTAATATTAACTATGAAATTCTTCCGACCAGTTCTACTATCCTATTATACTTTTATTTTCACAGTCAGCAGTTTCTTTTAAATAAGTTCTGTCAAAGTTTGACTTTGGCGTGATAGAGAGATATTTTTGCAACGAACTCGTCTGTAGTTATTCAGAGTCGACAATTTACATCTATCTTACCAAAGGTGTGGCTGATATTACATTCTACGCTAATCTctaaaaatgaatgaaaatcACTTGCAAATCACATCTTAGTGAAGATTGTTAAAAAAAAGTGAAtgcataaataataataaggaaGAAAGATTGCAGCTGATATCAATTCTTTGCATTCCAAACACCACTTGCACTGTCACAGTACAGTCGCATTTAAAACGCTTCGCAATGCAAAGAATTAAGAGCTAAAGTTACTTTCTCGTTTCAAACTATCAGTTCTTTATTTCCAGAAATAAAACTTCCATTACTTTTGCATCAATCCGATGTACTCCAAAAAACGCAACGATCTCAAGTTATTGATAAATCGTGTAAGCATTTACGGAACCTGTGCGTTCTATTTGCTTCGTTCATTTCCCATAGGATTTCACAAGGAAAGAGAATGAACACACGAATTTGAGAAAAATATCGCGAGGAACGTAAACGTCTATTCGCATTGTTCAAGACATGTCATTTCCTCGGTTTCGCTGAAAACACAACGCACCCTGTTCTCTCTTCTTTCCTTCTTATTTttattctctctctctcgttctctctctttctctctctctctctctctcgctctctttcATTCTCTCTTCTCATTCCCTCGTGAGATTTGCATTTAGATCACTCGCATTCACCGTAAACTGCACACAAACGATATGTTACATGTAGGCAAGATATATACGCAGGTCCCTCGTGTGGAAAAAGGGAGAGATCATCGTTCcttttatttttatgttttttttttctcttcaatAAACACGCACGTGTAATGTATTTACAAAAGACAAAAGAAGCTACGAGTATACGTTTACACGATTATACGTATATACGTGTATACATAATATTTTTGCGATATAATTTGCGATATAGACATACAACGCCTTGCTCGATAGTTATCCTTTACGCTCGATGGAGCGAAATCATTTTGAGACAAACGTAAAGAAATTCACTCTTTCTTTATCCACTACTAATCCATACATATACATGTAATCGTAAATATAGAGTTTACACGTacgatatatttttatatactcTTCATATAATATTATATCCGTTACGTATACACGTATACATAATAAGATATAATACTATATGTATACTCTTACTATGATACAAAGTAACCTAAATTATATAGGAATAGATGCATGTGATAAGTACCAAAAATTTGTCCTTTCTCGCGATGATATGCACTCTAATTCTAAAAAAACTTCGTTGTATATTAGTAGCACAGAATAGTATTCAAGAAAATCATGAACAAGTAACTGTTTCAATAGAGGTATAGTATTAAAAACAAGGTAAACAACTATAGGTGATTGATGAAATGTTCTTTAACTAAACTATTTAAATGTCAAAGTCTTTGAAGATCATGTTtgttaaatattcctgttaaatgcgaTAAACAATACAGAAAAGTAATAAGGAATACTAATCGGATATACAAAGttactttttttattaaaatatgttaTTAAGTACAGAAACTTATAGACTCGGAGTTTCTTATTTGTCTCCTACCTCAAATTCGATTTATGAAACAATATCTTGAAAATTAAAGACTATTTCATAAATGAGAATTTACTATAATAAAGTTTAAGTATATCGAGATGTATCttacaaaaaatataaattatgaaGCGATTCATAAattaaacataaaaataaaGGTCAAGAGGGAAGGAAAGTAGAATAAAGTACTTACAATTGAACTGAAATAAATATGATAGATGGTAAATATATTatctatatataataataataataacaattaaactgtattttatgtaacAAAACAATGTGCATACTATCGACATTAATTTCTGCAATAATCTGATCAAACTGCTATTTTACGATAATTTAATGAACTCGTCTGAATTTAGAGATAGATATGTTAATACGAAAACAAGAACAAGAAAAAATTCAGTAAAATTTAgtttgattgaaaattgaaaaatcgtAATGTGTTAATAATAATTCAAAAGTTCGAATATAACACGTTTTTATTAAAGATTTTCATCTTCAGagtaaaaatattgaataaaaaCTATTGACAGATAttgaatatttctatatttatttcatttcatcCATACACAAATAACAAGCGATTCCTTAGTGAAACAACTGCTGCTAATCCAGTTTTTGCTTTCAGATTCTTCTCCCTTCCCTTTCCCTTTCGTCACTAGTTTTAAAATCAATTCTTTAATTATATTCTAACGACAAGCCGTATTTTAAAAGTTGCAGTCTTTTCATTTTCCCAAATTATAATTGTTCACAATCAAGAACTACCTTGTTCTTAAGCTTCTGTGCTTAACACATATCAGGTAAGAGAAATTTATATTATACAGCACCCCTTTTAAGAATTCTCTCTTAATTCTAACGAAAATTgttctaatttaattttattttattttctataatTACCACGTAGATTCACATAAGGGGCAATGTATAAATACCTCATTACAATAAATGTTGTAGTTGACTCTACAGTTGACTCTATGTTTTGCGTTCAAATGCAATTTTGAAAAACAATCCCATTCACGGAAAATCATAAATGACCTTCGCGAGAAACGATTTCTTTTCGTTGATAACCATCGGCAAGTGGCACGTTGTCATTTTCATTAACCGTTACGCTAGATCTGTAGTCGTAGAGGCCAGCTCATAGAAATGAAATTTACCGTTGCGAATATACGTTTAACTTTTCTTATATCGAGATAGAATTATTTCATACTACAGAAACAAAAACTGCGTTTTCTAAGACGCAAGGATATGCCTAAGATATGTGTCAAACTTCGCTAACGCTGCTTCAAGTAGGTTATACATTTTTGGGGATCAGGAACGTGGGTACGGTTCGCGTTACGATGGCAGAGAAGAGGATAAAAACTTGAAAGTTCAGGCACTGTAAACATAAAGCACTCGCGACGGTGTGCAAGGTCACGACGAATGATCAGCATTAAGATCCCAGACGGTTTCTCTGCGACACACTCAACGATACTGCCAGCAGAACCCATTTTAGACCTTCAGATTGCTCCGTCGCATCGACGAAATCTCAGTTCGGTGAAGGACACCGAATTTTCCAATCGCTTACATTTCTGCTGCGACGAAACTTTGTTTACAACGTCGTTTTTTCGCGACATTTCCGAACATTGACGAGTAGGTACGAACATGCGATGGACACGAGCGTAAAAATTGACGAGCCTCATAAACACACTTTTTCTGTTGTCCTTCCAACGGAGTTAACGCAAAATAGAATCTCAAATGcttttatcttttttttttaccaAGTGACCGTAATATGCAATATTTTGCAAACGACAATATTTCTGACCTTCAGCATTTGAAATTAGGAGTGCTGCATAAACTGATATAAGTAGACTCGATTTTAAAAGAATACGAAGACTTCTTTCAAATTGAACATGATGAGGATGAATGCATAACAGAGGAAAGCTAAAAAGGTAGGAAAGTTTTGGAAAGACTCGTAAAGCTTTACGTGCGAGTCACTGGCACATCATATTCACTAATACGTGCGTCTGTGTATATGTTAATATATACGCACACACACGGCTACGTATTACCTAAATATTGCACGATTTCCCATGAGTCAAACAGGCGAGATTCAAACGAATATTTCTACTTAGAAAACTAAGCTCATGAAAATACAGATATGTAACATTCAACATACTTTTATCTCGGATATGATTGATATTGCCGTATCATAGATGACAAAGTACTAGGAAAATGCTAATGGAACGTTAACTAAGTTCCCTCGATATTTACTCGcacttaattataaattataaatatcaaACTGTATAAAATTCTGACTTTTAAGTCGTTGACTGATTAGTAAAACTTTTGATCAGCATACTGGTATACTGAAACAACACAACATATTTTAACGTTCCTTAAAATTTGATGTTCTCCATTCAACGTTTAATTCAAATTACTAATGAAAATACTGTTCGGCTATTAACAATAGGAGATAAAATTGAGTAACAACGATATGTTACGTGTTAATGATCGTAACGTACTTTGCCAATATCAAGTTATACCGTGGCTGACGTGGATCTTTTCCACCTCGTTGCCATATACTTTCCCTATACAACTACCTACACGAAAGCTTTAACAGCTAATTTATTGACGCCTTAATTAGTGATATGATACTTCGATTCAGCAGTAGAACGCGAACAAAACAGATAAAAACGGAAAAATTGCCATTGGCAAATCGCGAATGAAGGTCCTTGCTGAGGGGAATCCTCCGTCACGATCAAGTTGTTCCTTTAAACCTCATCCACAATAAGTGGACAATCTTCTATCGGAGTCACCTTTAACGTCGATTTCTCTATAACGTTAAATCGATGTCCATCTCCGTTTACACGTCCAAGTATTACTTTCATATTGTTAACGAGAATACGTAATTCTAAAGAGTTTTCGACGTTCTTTATTTTATGTTCCTTGTCAACAAGATGTCTCTCACTTCAAAATACTCCGGTACTTCATTATGTGCTTTTATTTCCATGCATACTATTTGTGTCATCTGACGTAGAGTTGAAACTTCTTCATAGATGTTTGTTGCTTTCAAATATCTTCTTATTTTCGATACCTTGAAGGCCACATTAATTCTCGTAGGGATCCAATAATAAGTGTTTCCGAAAATCAAACATACTAAAGTAGGACCTCCATTATTCAATATTTGATTTTGCAAATCATATTACTAATGCAGTATGGAAAGTGCAATAGGCAACTGTATCAATTTGACAGTGTTGAAAAGATATGCAAACAGGCAGCTTAAAAAAATTAGGGAAGTAATAAGTACTTATTTTTGCACCCAAGAATTATCATGCACTTATTTTAAGACCAAATTTTCACCTGTATTCGGTTAAAAAATTTATATCCATACACATTTCAAGTAAGAACGTATGATCataagaaaataatattaaagttTTAGTTGAAAGATTGTGACACCTAATCCGATatgtaataaattttaatagaaatataaattaaaaaacaaacacttgaaaatatttttacctTGTTAAAAATTCTGACAATCAATTAACATTAATGAACAAATAATACGATAACAAATAGTACGACAAATTGCTCTGATATTTTAAAAGCACTTTTTCAGGCTTAATAATCCAACATGGCACTGTATGCATTCAATGTTGTTCACATGTTTTTCACAAATCAGAAACACTAATTCTTTTTTCCCTCTTATACTACACTTTCATTTTCTCTTCTTTGCATTCTCTTTTGATCAAGAAAGGCTTATTTCCCAAACATAAAACACTAATTCCTAAAATCGGCGAAATTCTTCGACACTATCACTTGGACTGATCCCAAGACCGGTGAAAATAATATGAGCATGAAATCTCGCAATGTACTTTTATAAGATAAACTTCTAGTGTATCGAAATAATCGTTTTGGAAGTCGTCACATTCTTCTTGAATAATTCATAATCACAAGATGATACATTCTCGATGCACTTCGCGGTCACTGAAAAATCAAACGTCGAtcgtcttaatcctcagatgatAATCAAAGTATATACGACATTAATTTTCTTGATAATTGGAAGCCTGTCTCGAAGACTGTTCTGTGATACTCATGTCGTCGTGCGAAGATTGTGatcgaaaataaatattttcaattgcaAACGATCAGGAATACCCAATATATGCAGATTTAAGAACCGCATTAGTACATTCCTTGTCTGAATGGATTACTGTCTCCAGGAGGTCTCTGGTCGACAtttggaggaggaggaggtctCCTGAATGGATTAACATCCACCTGACCTCCTGGCTGCGGTTCCTGTCCGTAAGGTCGTTGCTGAACGTAACCTTGCGCTGGCTGCTGACTATAATTAGCTGGCTGCTCGTACGTTGAGGCTTGGTCATACCCTCCTGCCGCTTGATTATTCCCAAGGGTGTTAATATTCTGTCCGTATCCAGCCTGCTCGTAACTCTGTCCGCTTTGATAGTTCTGGTCATAACCTTGATCCACGTTCGTCTCCATGCGCGTTTGAATCAGGTGATTCTCCACTTCACCTGAAAGCACTCTTTGCTCCTGCAGCACATAAGTTTGGTATTCCTTGTCAGGTGGATCTTGCATGAGAACGTCTGCTTCATCTTGGAATGGCTTGAAGTCATAAATATGTCTTAGATACATCAACACAGGCGCGTAAAGCAGATTGGAGAAGGCTATACCGATGTTCAGAGCGGTGAAACCGATTACTTCTACGACACCACCAGCTATTATTGGTCCTACTGCATATGCGACACTGTACGAGATATCGGCTATGGCGTAAATGCTACCATAGACGGAAACGTACCTCACGTCTACCAAATAGCCCAAAGTTGGCAACAAAGCGGTATCAATGAGAGCTATACCGAAGCAAATTCCACATAATGGAATCATAAGGACCATGTAAGTGGAAGAAAAAGGTATTATGAAGCAGCATAAGCCTTCCAGTGCAAGACCAGAAGCAGCCATTAACCATTGATGCTGAGGATATTGTTTAGCCATCTTGACAGTGATTATAACGCCAAATACGTGAGGGAAGAATGCAGGTAGCCATATCATTCCCATTTTCCAGTTATCATGAGTTATATTGTCCTCCATCCATAGCGAAATAGTGGGTTCCAGAAAGGCCAATGCAACATTTGACATCATTAAAGCTCCCGCACACACGGCGATATACGGATCCATGAGTAGCCGCCAAATAGGTATTGACGGTGTCTGACTTGCGTGTGTCTCCTTTAGTTGCTCTTTCAATGGTTTCATTACTAACAAAAGCATAAATCCATCAGCAAGACTGATGAAAGCGAGTATTAGAAAGGGCACCTCTTTACCCGCAAATTGATATAGAGCACCACCAAATGGTGGAGCTACCAGGCATCCAAAACTAATGAAGGCTAAAGCAATACCCAGGGCTTTCGAACGTTCTGACTCTTCGGTGTAACGATCCGCTATCATAGCCAAACCACTGGTATCCGCAAAGGCAGAGCCCACTCCTTGAAGACTTCTGGCGAAGAATAGGACACCATAACTTCTGCCGCAAGCGAAAACAGCAGTTGACAGAAACATTATGCAAAGCCCTATCATCATAGGTATGTCGTAACCAATTCTATCTATTAAGGCGCCCGAGAATGGATTTACCATCAACTGAACGATAGCTTTTGACGCAAACAACACTCCTGTGGCTGAATCTTGACCATGATGAGAAGGCGGTCCCGTTGTATTCATCGGTTCTTCATCTCCAAATGCACCAACGTATTTCAAGTAATCAGGTATTATCGGCACGATCACCATATACAACATATTATCGAGCAGCAAAGCTATCGAGACGATAATTAGAACTAGCTTTCGTTGAGCTTTCGGCTCCTGCAACTTCATCCAAATGAGCTGCTTGAGCTCACTGAactcaatattgagtatcggtATCGTCGTCGACATGATGATCGCTTTAGGTAGCCGTCTTTAATAGAACAGGATCGTCTTCCAGGATTTAGTAAGAGGAACTAAACGCGATCACTTT from Calliopsis andreniformis isolate RMS-2024a chromosome 2, iyCalAndr_principal, whole genome shotgun sequence encodes:
- the Vacht gene encoding vesicular acetylcholine transporter, with amino-acid sequence MSTTIPILNIEFSELKQLIWMKLQEPKAQRKLVLIIVSIALLLDNMLYMVIVPIIPDYLKYVGAFGDEEPMNTTGPPSHHGQDSATGVLFASKAIVQLMVNPFSGALIDRIGYDIPMMIGLCIMFLSTAVFACGRSYGVLFFARSLQGVGSAFADTSGLAMIADRYTEESERSKALGIALAFISFGCLVAPPFGGALYQFAGKEVPFLILAFISLADGFMLLLVMKPLKEQLKETHASQTPSIPIWRLLMDPYIAVCAGALMMSNVALAFLEPTISLWMEDNITHDNWKMGMIWLPAFFPHVFGVIITVKMAKQYPQHQWLMAASGLALEGLCCFIIPFSSTYMVLMIPLCGICFGIALIDTALLPTLGYLVDVRYVSVYGSIYAIADISYSVAYAVGPIIAGGVVEVIGFTALNIGIAFSNLLYAPVLMYLRHIYDFKPFQDEADVLMQDPPDKEYQTYVLQEQRVLSGEVENHLIQTRMETNVDQGYDQNYQSGQSYEQAGYGQNINTLGNNQAAGGYDQASTYEQPANYSQQPAQGYVQQRPYGQEPQPGGQVDVNPFRRPPPPPNVDQRPPGDSNPFRQGMY